In Deferribacter autotrophicus, a single genomic region encodes these proteins:
- a CDS encoding NAD(P)H-dependent flavin oxidoreductase: MFKTKLTERLGIKYPIIQGGMMWISRAELAAAVSEAGGLGIITALSFDTPEKLAEEIDKAKKLTDKPFGVNLTFLPTLRPVNYDAYIDVIVDKGIKIIETAGRNPEPYMEKLKNNNITVIHKCTSVRHALKAQKIGCDFVSIDGFECAGHPGEDDVTSLILIPRAVDELDIPVIASGGFGDARGFVAALALGAEGVNMGTRFVATKEAPVHENIKKRLIEAKETDTMLVERSLRNTIRVLRNKHAEKILEMENNGATLQKLAPLLSGLRGLEAIKTGNVDDALFACGQVVGLINDVPTVKELIENIVREAKEIIKNRLANIID, from the coding sequence ATGTTTAAAACAAAATTGACAGAACGTTTAGGTATAAAGTATCCCATCATTCAGGGTGGTATGATGTGGATATCAAGGGCTGAGCTTGCGGCTGCAGTTTCGGAGGCCGGGGGGCTTGGTATTATAACGGCCCTTTCTTTCGATACACCTGAAAAGTTGGCAGAAGAAATAGATAAAGCAAAGAAACTCACAGACAAACCTTTTGGAGTAAACCTTACCTTTTTACCTACGCTCAGACCTGTAAACTACGATGCTTATATAGATGTGATTGTAGATAAAGGGATTAAAATTATTGAAACGGCAGGTAGAAATCCCGAGCCGTATATGGAAAAACTTAAAAACAATAATATTACGGTAATTCATAAATGTACTTCGGTTAGGCATGCTTTGAAAGCTCAAAAAATAGGTTGTGATTTTGTAAGTATCGATGGTTTTGAGTGTGCTGGTCATCCTGGTGAGGATGACGTAACTAGTTTGATTTTAATACCAAGAGCAGTTGATGAGCTTGATATTCCAGTAATTGCTTCAGGTGGTTTTGGTGATGCAAGAGGTTTTGTGGCGGCCCTTGCTCTTGGAGCTGAAGGGGTGAATATGGGTACTCGCTTTGTTGCAACAAAAGAAGCACCTGTACATGAAAATATAAAGAAAAGGCTAATTGAAGCTAAAGAAACTGATACCATGCTTGTGGAAAGAAGCCTCAGAAATACTATAAGAGTTCTTAGAAATAAGCATGCTGAAAAAATTCTTGAAATGGAAAATAATGGTGCAACCCTACAAAAGCTAGCACCGCTTTTAAGTGGATTGAGGGGGCTTGAGGCTATCAAAACTGGCAATGTTGATGATGCTCTTTTTGCCTGCGGTCAGGTTGTGGGACTTATTAACGATGTACCTACAGTAAAAGAATTGATAGAAAATATCGTGAGAGAAGCAAAAGAGATAATCAAAAATAGATTGGCAAATATAATAGATTAA
- a CDS encoding TetR/AcrR family transcriptional regulator, producing MKDTKEVILGIACRLFAEKGYKKTTIAEICKLAKVNIASVNYYFQSKDNLYRNSLLFAYQLSEKQAPLKKIISQDLPPEKKLYNFIKTVLIRNYSDSEASYMPKIFLHEITSPTGICDDIISNIKDEFRTIIISILKEIINVENEMYHPLVYSIISQCLFLNFSPVAKKEALENKSKNELISFLTNHIYKFSMAALKNYKDVECPDI from the coding sequence TTGAAGGATACTAAAGAGGTAATTCTTGGTATTGCCTGTAGGCTTTTTGCGGAGAAAGGTTATAAGAAGACCACTATTGCTGAAATATGCAAGTTAGCAAAAGTAAATATCGCATCGGTAAATTATTATTTTCAATCAAAGGATAATTTATATAGAAATTCATTACTGTTTGCATATCAACTAAGTGAAAAACAAGCACCATTGAAAAAAATCATTTCTCAGGATTTACCACCTGAAAAAAAGCTTTATAATTTTATAAAAACAGTCTTGATTAGGAATTACAGTGATAGTGAAGCCTCTTATATGCCCAAAATTTTTCTACATGAAATTACTAGTCCCACAGGCATATGCGATGATATTATTTCGAACATTAAAGATGAGTTTCGCACAATTATTATTTCTATTTTAAAAGAGATTATAAACGTAGAAAATGAAATGTATCATCCGCTGGTTTACAGCATAATTAGCCAGTGTCTATTTTTGAATTTTAGTCCGGTAGCAAAGAAAGAAGCTCTTGAAAATAAAAGTAAAAATGAACTTATTTCATTTTTGACAAATCACATTTATAAATTCAGTATGGCTGCATTGAAAAACTATAAGGATGTGGAATGTCCAGATATTTAA
- a CDS encoding TolC family protein, whose protein sequence is MSRYLTLLFIILIMIGCASKNETNDIQVLAQKEFSNRITSSEKHKYDWWKSFNSKELENLINLAIKDNFNMQTALLKIKEADLQYKKDRTTLFPHINLTADYSRTKTKQKGFPTITTNQYSLGLNTSYEIDLWGKIREGIKITELNKLEQLAAFDTATITVSSEVAKNWLNILSIRERRKILKEQILFTEQKLNVLKANYVNNLATLNDYISTNQQLINYRNELVQLDAEENISLNQLKLLVGKSSAEDLRIKSSSLPKIPPLLDIGIPADLLNNRPDVKTAQIKLFEAYSNIKLAKADRLPKLTLSANFNYNSNKISTIFDNWLFNLAANLAYPLIDYRKRALTVEIAKIQKDEAFLNYKNTVYTAIKEVEDAFINLRKSKEILNMISEQIESEKKKLKNIENDYLAGKTNSISILSTKISLLGYQKNYEEARLNYFLNLISLYKAAGGKYYEKLFNIKERKK, encoded by the coding sequence ATGTCCAGATATTTAACATTGTTATTTATCATCTTGATAATGATTGGATGTGCCTCAAAAAACGAAACAAACGATATACAGGTATTGGCACAAAAAGAGTTTAGCAATAGAATAACATCTTCTGAAAAACATAAATATGACTGGTGGAAAAGTTTTAACAGCAAGGAGCTTGAAAACCTTATCAATCTGGCAATAAAGGATAATTTTAATATGCAAACAGCACTTTTGAAAATTAAAGAGGCTGATTTGCAATACAAAAAGGATAGAACAACACTTTTTCCGCATATTAATTTGACGGCAGATTATTCAAGAACTAAAACAAAACAAAAAGGATTTCCTACAATCACTACCAATCAATACAGTCTAGGGCTTAATACTTCATATGAAATAGATTTATGGGGAAAAATCAGGGAAGGGATAAAAATTACAGAGTTGAATAAACTTGAGCAACTTGCAGCTTTTGATACTGCCACCATAACGGTTTCTTCAGAGGTAGCTAAAAACTGGCTTAATATATTGTCAATTAGGGAAAGAAGAAAAATTTTGAAGGAACAAATCCTTTTCACCGAACAAAAACTAAATGTTTTAAAGGCAAATTATGTTAATAATCTGGCAACATTAAATGATTATATTTCCACAAATCAACAGCTTATCAATTATAGAAATGAACTTGTTCAGCTTGATGCGGAAGAAAATATTTCGTTAAATCAGTTGAAATTGCTTGTAGGTAAAAGTAGCGCTGAAGATCTTAGAATAAAGAGCAGTTCTCTACCAAAAATACCACCTTTACTTGATATAGGAATTCCTGCTGATCTTTTGAATAACCGTCCTGATGTAAAAACCGCACAAATTAAGCTTTTTGAGGCTTATTCGAATATAAAGCTGGCAAAAGCGGATAGACTTCCCAAATTAACCCTTTCAGCAAACTTTAATTATAATTCGAATAAAATTTCTACAATTTTTGATAACTGGCTTTTTAACCTTGCAGCAAATCTTGCATATCCACTTATTGATTATAGAAAAAGAGCTTTAACCGTGGAGATAGCAAAAATTCAAAAGGATGAGGCATTTTTAAATTATAAAAATACGGTTTACACTGCAATAAAAGAGGTCGAGGATGCATTTATTAACCTTAGAAAAAGTAAAGAAATTTTGAATATGATTTCAGAGCAGATTGAAAGTGAGAAAAAGAAATTAAAGAATATTGAAAATGACTATTTAGCAGGGAAAACTAACTCTATATCTATATTGAGTACAAAAATATCGCTGTTGGGTTATCAAAAAAATTATGAAGAAGCCAGATTAAACTATTTTTTAAATCTTATAAGTCTATATAAAGCTGCTGGCGGTAAATATTATGAAAAACTGTTTAACATTAAAGAGAGGAAAAAATGA
- a CDS encoding efflux RND transporter periplasmic adaptor subunit, translating into MKNNNGYHKKTWLQRLISLIVIVLIIYAGLSVSKYLMKTRKKISRKKPKKMVTYVETVKGRIVDTNYIIYSFGNIYPAKSVTIYPEVSGKIKYINDKLLEGNYLKANELIAKIDDRDYLLNLKIKEANLNALYEDLKIELGKQKSAEKELKAAKNIIKNIDNESLYLILRKPYINKLKENIEIAKADLELAKLKLERTKIRSPFNAFVLKKYVDEGSYVTQGTKIADLIYADEFYLIALFPISELKWLDLKVVNFAKIIFDDGTVINGKIKSIEKAVDEKGLMVKAIISIKPELEKLSPVMIHNYANVEIFGKTLPKILMFPRTALKENNIVWINKDGKLLIKKIDVVFKNKDYVFTYDLSENDKIIVSNIAAPVENMPLKEVGKESE; encoded by the coding sequence ATGAAAAATAACAACGGTTACCACAAAAAGACGTGGTTGCAGCGTTTAATTTCCTTAATTGTTATCGTTTTGATTATATATGCAGGGTTATCGGTGTCGAAATATCTGATGAAAACAAGGAAAAAGATTTCCAGGAAAAAACCTAAAAAAATGGTTACTTACGTGGAGACTGTTAAAGGTAGGATTGTGGATACAAATTATATAATTTATTCCTTTGGCAATATTTATCCTGCAAAAAGTGTGACGATTTATCCGGAAGTAAGCGGAAAGATTAAATATATAAATGACAAATTGTTGGAAGGAAACTATTTAAAAGCAAATGAATTAATTGCTAAAATAGATGATAGGGACTATCTGCTAAACTTAAAGATAAAAGAAGCAAATTTGAATGCTCTGTATGAAGATTTAAAAATCGAGCTTGGCAAACAAAAATCGGCTGAAAAAGAGCTAAAAGCTGCTAAAAATATCATAAAAAATATCGATAATGAGTCTCTTTATTTAATCCTTAGAAAACCTTACATCAACAAATTGAAAGAAAATATTGAAATTGCAAAAGCTGATCTTGAGCTTGCTAAGCTAAAATTAGAACGTACGAAAATCAGGTCCCCTTTCAATGCGTTTGTTTTAAAAAAATATGTTGATGAAGGTAGTTATGTGACGCAGGGGACAAAAATTGCTGACTTAATTTATGCGGATGAGTTTTACCTAATCGCCCTTTTTCCGATCTCGGAGCTAAAATGGCTGGATTTAAAAGTCGTAAATTTTGCAAAAATAATTTTTGATGATGGTACTGTTATAAATGGCAAAATTAAGAGCATAGAAAAAGCAGTGGATGAGAAAGGATTGATGGTAAAAGCAATTATTTCAATTAAGCCTGAGCTAGAAAAATTGTCGCCAGTAATGATTCATAATTATGCCAATGTGGAAATATTCGGTAAAACTTTACCTAAAATATTAATGTTTCCAAGAACTGCATTAAAAGAGAACAATATAGTATGGATAAATAAAGATGGAAAACTGCTTATAAAAAAGATAGATGTGGTTTTTAAAAACAAAGATTATGTATTTACTTATGATTTGAGTGAAAATGATAAAATAATAGTTTCCAATATAGCTGCCCCAGTTGAAAATATGCCATTAAAAGAAGTGGGTAAGGAAAGTGAATAA
- a CDS encoding efflux RND transporter permease subunit produces the protein MNNFTKKGPIAWFIENPVAANILMLFLIVGGLYWSTQIKQEVFPEFTVDQVIVQVAYPGASPEEIERGVILPIEEAVNGLDGIDKITSTANEGVGTVVIEATNDADLNQLYQDVKSEIDRITSFPQEAEEPKVYIPSSRREAITLILFGNQNNHVLRETAEMIKDRLLQSKQISYVELLGERPYEISIDVSEDTLKKYNLTLSEIAGKIREYNQEIPAGRIKTSGGDILIRLNERRDYGKEIADIPIIKTDYGRVITLGDIAVIKDSFEDTDAYLKYNDMPAIGIRVYRVGDQKPIEIANEVKKFITQLKAELPEGLYVDYVNDRSLIFKQRIELLLKNAKLGLILVFALLAIFLEIRLAFWVMLGIPISFLGSMLLFPHMDVSINMISLFAFIICLGIVVDDAIVVGENVYRHHQEGKPFKEAAYFGTKEVAVPVIFSVLTNMVAFLPMYFVPGVLGKIFRIIPVIVISVFTISLLESLLILPSHIGHQKDKPFRFLKYITFVQQKISLYILKFIHSIYGPVLKFAIKFRYVTFTLAIMVLLLAVTYVRSGRVGIVFFPKVESDFAYVKFVLPVESSVFDTLSVAEKLVENAKKIIDQNGKEKLAQGILTNINKNSGWIQVYLTDPEVRPISTMEFTRKWRKLSEGLAGIKTIKFYSDFGGPGHGSSLTVELQHRDIPTLRKASSELADYLATFSNVSDIDDGFTEGKIQFNLTINEKGKALGLTSDFIGRQLRNAYYGAEAKRFLRGNNEVKIMVRLTDEERSFEHFFDTFILTLTDGTKIPLKEVVNIDRGRSYTTIERRNFRRIVNVTANVTPEKETTKIVAALKAEFLPKLKAKYPGLNFSFEGKQSELRKSMSALFKGLLIAVMAIYVMLAIPFKSYFQPIIIMVAIPFGIIGAIIGHMLLGYSLNLVSMFGIVALSGVVVNDSLVLIDFANRKRREEGETFHDAIYQAGLKRFRPILLTTLTTFFGLMPMIFETSRQAKFLIPMAISLGFGILFSTFIILILVPGLYVIIEDILGFAKKLF, from the coding sequence GTGAATAATTTTACCAAAAAAGGTCCCATTGCCTGGTTTATCGAAAATCCTGTTGCAGCTAATATTTTAATGCTTTTTCTTATCGTTGGCGGTTTATACTGGAGTACTCAGATAAAACAGGAAGTCTTTCCTGAATTTACGGTGGATCAGGTAATTGTGCAGGTAGCATATCCCGGAGCAAGCCCGGAAGAGATTGAGCGAGGGGTGATTCTGCCCATAGAAGAAGCTGTGAACGGTCTTGATGGCATAGATAAGATTACTTCCACCGCCAACGAAGGGGTTGGCACTGTAGTTATAGAAGCAACTAACGATGCAGATTTAAACCAGCTGTACCAAGATGTAAAAAGTGAAATAGATAGAATCACATCATTTCCACAAGAGGCAGAAGAGCCTAAAGTTTATATACCCTCAAGCAGAAGAGAGGCAATAACTTTAATACTTTTTGGAAATCAAAATAACCATGTTCTGCGTGAAACAGCAGAGATGATAAAAGATAGGCTTTTACAAAGCAAGCAGATTAGTTATGTGGAGCTTCTTGGAGAAAGGCCTTATGAAATTTCCATTGATGTTTCTGAGGATACATTAAAAAAGTATAATCTTACATTGTCTGAAATAGCCGGAAAAATTAGAGAATATAACCAGGAAATTCCTGCGGGTAGGATAAAAACTTCTGGTGGAGATATTCTAATCAGGCTAAATGAGCGCAGAGATTACGGCAAAGAGATAGCAGATATTCCAATCATAAAGACTGATTATGGCAGAGTCATCACTCTCGGTGATATTGCTGTCATAAAAGATAGTTTTGAAGATACTGACGCATATCTCAAATATAATGATATGCCTGCTATCGGTATCAGGGTTTACAGAGTGGGAGACCAAAAACCGATAGAAATTGCTAATGAGGTGAAAAAATTTATAACACAGCTTAAAGCAGAGCTGCCCGAAGGGCTTTATGTGGATTATGTCAATGACAGATCACTGATTTTTAAACAAAGGATAGAACTGTTATTGAAAAACGCTAAATTAGGATTAATTCTTGTGTTTGCTCTTCTTGCCATTTTTCTCGAAATAAGATTGGCATTCTGGGTAATGCTTGGGATCCCTATTTCTTTCCTTGGTTCCATGCTTCTGTTTCCGCACATGGATGTTTCCATCAATATGATTTCACTTTTTGCTTTTATCATTTGTCTTGGGATAGTGGTTGATGATGCTATTGTGGTGGGAGAAAATGTTTACAGGCATCATCAGGAAGGGAAACCGTTTAAAGAAGCCGCTTATTTTGGTACAAAGGAAGTGGCGGTTCCGGTAATTTTCAGCGTGCTTACCAATATGGTAGCTTTTTTGCCCATGTATTTCGTACCTGGAGTTTTGGGCAAAATATTCAGGATAATTCCTGTAATTGTTATTTCCGTATTTACTATATCTCTGTTAGAAAGTTTATTAATTTTACCGTCACATATTGGACATCAAAAAGATAAGCCTTTTAGGTTTCTTAAATATATAACTTTTGTTCAGCAGAAAATAAGTCTTTATATTCTAAAATTTATTCACTCTATTTACGGTCCGGTTTTGAAATTTGCCATTAAGTTTAGGTACGTAACCTTTACTCTTGCTATAATGGTATTACTTCTTGCTGTAACTTATGTGAGAAGTGGTAGGGTGGGGATAGTCTTTTTTCCAAAAGTGGAATCTGATTTTGCCTATGTAAAATTTGTTTTGCCTGTGGAAAGTTCTGTATTTGATACTTTAAGTGTTGCAGAAAAACTTGTAGAAAATGCAAAGAAGATAATCGATCAAAATGGTAAAGAGAAGCTTGCTCAGGGGATTTTGACAAATATTAACAAAAACTCAGGATGGATACAGGTTTATTTGACGGATCCTGAAGTCAGACCTATAAGTACTATGGAATTTACACGCAAATGGAGAAAGTTGTCAGAAGGTTTAGCAGGTATTAAGACAATCAAGTTTTATTCTGATTTTGGCGGTCCGGGGCACGGTTCGTCCCTTACAGTGGAACTTCAACATAGAGATATCCCTACTCTTCGAAAAGCAAGTAGTGAATTGGCGGACTACCTTGCCACTTTTTCAAATGTTTCTGACATTGATGATGGTTTTACCGAAGGAAAAATTCAATTTAATTTGACTATAAATGAGAAAGGTAAAGCTTTGGGGTTAACATCAGATTTTATCGGAAGACAGCTTAGAAATGCATATTACGGAGCTGAAGCTAAAAGATTTTTAAGAGGAAACAACGAAGTAAAAATTATGGTACGATTAACGGATGAAGAGCGTAGTTTCGAGCATTTTTTTGATACTTTTATATTGACTTTAACAGATGGTACGAAAATTCCTTTGAAGGAAGTAGTAAATATTGATCGTGGTAGATCATATACCACAATAGAAAGAAGGAATTTCAGGAGAATAGTAAATGTAACGGCAAATGTGACACCTGAAAAGGAAACTACTAAAATAGTTGCCGCTTTAAAAGCTGAATTTTTGCCGAAGTTGAAAGCAAAATATCCGGGTTTAAATTTCAGTTTTGAAGGGAAACAATCGGAGTTGAGAAAAAGTATGTCAGCCCTTTTTAAAGGGTTGTTAATCGCAGTAATGGCAATTTATGTAATGCTTGCCATACCATTTAAAAGTTATTTTCAACCTATTATAATCATGGTGGCAATCCCTTTTGGTATTATCGGTGCAATTATAGGTCATATGTTGCTTGGTTATAGCTTGAATCTTGTGAGTATGTTTGGGATAGTTGCCCTTTCTGGAGTTGTGGTAAATGATTCCCTTGTATTGATAGATTTTGCAAACAGAAAAAGAAGAGAGGAAGGTGAGACATTTCATGATGCCATATATCAGGCAGGTTTAAAAAGATTTAGACCGATTCTTTTAACAACTCTAACAACATTTTTTGGACTTATGCCAATGATATTTGAAACTTCAAGGCAGGCGAAATTTCTTATCCCTATGGCCATTTCCCTCGGCTTTGGTATTCTTTTTTCCACTTTTATCATACTAATTCTTGTGCCCGGATTATATGTTATAATTGAAGATATTCTTGGTTTTGCCAAAAAACTTTTTTAA
- a CDS encoding HIT family protein yields the protein MDCIFCKIVNGDIPSARVYEDDDFIAILDIRPVNLGHTLLIPKKHFRNVLDTDVEIGSKIYPVLTKLCNAIKDALNCDGLNVIQNIEAAGGQEVFHSHIHIIPRYKDDGLRFTKKHKEYKSTDEMQEFAKKIAEKLS from the coding sequence ATGGATTGTATTTTTTGCAAAATTGTAAATGGTGATATTCCATCTGCAAGAGTATATGAAGATGATGACTTTATTGCTATTCTTGATATTAGGCCGGTAAATCTCGGGCATACTTTGCTTATCCCAAAAAAACATTTCAGAAATGTATTAGATACAGATGTTGAAATCGGTTCGAAAATTTATCCAGTGCTTACCAAGCTTTGTAATGCTATAAAAGATGCTTTAAATTGTGATGGGCTGAATGTTATTCAAAATATTGAAGCTGCCGGTGGTCAAGAAGTATTCCATTCACATATTCACATTATTCCAAGATACAAAGATGATGGTTTAAGATTTACAAAAAAACATAAAGAATATAAATCCACAGATGAAATGCAAGAATTTGCCAAAAAAATCGCTGAGAAACTAAGTTAA
- a CDS encoding type IV pilin protein — protein MKKTNKKGFTLIELLVVVAIIGILAAIAIPQFAKYRQRAQDSAALSDLKTIQTTAEAYYSEYMHY, from the coding sequence ATGAAGAAAACAAACAAAAAGGGTTTTACCCTTATCGAGCTTTTGGTCGTTGTCGCCATCATCGGTATCCTCGCAGCTATCGCAATACCTCAGTTCGCGAAGTACCGTCAGAGAGCTCAAGATTCTGCAGCTTTGAGTGATCTAAAAACTATTCAAACTACAGCTGAAGCATATTATTCTGAATATATGCATTATTAA
- a CDS encoding MbcA/ParS/Xre antitoxin family protein, which produces MLANREEFLPEHIDPKKLNHVALKSFFNICEKWGIKSYKDQMTLLGLTSKSTFYEWKKNLQGNLSKDTLERISYILGIYKALQILLPYSANEWIKTKNPIFDDRTPLEIMLKGRVADLYIIKRYLDAERGSLYD; this is translated from the coding sequence ATGCTGGCAAACAGGGAAGAATTTTTGCCTGAGCATATTGACCCTAAAAAGCTGAATCATGTTGCTTTAAAGTCTTTTTTTAATATATGTGAAAAATGGGGAATTAAATCTTATAAAGACCAAATGACACTTCTTGGACTAACATCAAAATCTACATTTTACGAATGGAAAAAGAATCTACAGGGGAATTTAAGTAAAGATACTCTTGAAAGAATTTCTTATATTCTTGGTATTTATAAAGCCTTACAAATATTGTTACCATATTCTGCAAATGAATGGATAAAAACTAAAAATCCTATTTTTGATGATAGAACTCCATTGGAAATTATGTTAAAGGGAAGGGTTGCTGATTTGTATATAATCAAGAGATATTTAGATGCTGAAAGAGGAAGTCTTTATGACTGA
- a CDS encoding RES family NAD+ phosphorylase codes for MLKEEVFMTDIPVIPINWGKSFRIIPTLYPERTLFDFVDSREELEYIYFIESLTNDRIKNELGNLELVPEDEWIFGEGTTPIMAAFTHPSPARFNTEYFGVYYASKELVTAIKETVYHREKFYTYNKAPANAYHMRVYCAKIKGNLFYDIRNEKIYQIYYHENDYTESQKLGVKAKKENKDGIVYKSVRHPKGTNIAVLRPKVIVSPCNFVKLLLYYWNGEKIEAVVDLGDGKIYLMNKRVLHNKKRFKRLTL; via the coding sequence ATGCTGAAAGAGGAAGTCTTTATGACTGATATCCCTGTAATTCCGATAAATTGGGGAAAAAGCTTTAGAATTATTCCTACTCTGTATCCTGAGAGAACACTATTTGATTTCGTCGATTCAAGAGAAGAACTTGAATACATCTATTTTATAGAGAGTTTGACTAATGATAGAATAAAAAATGAGTTAGGTAATTTAGAACTTGTTCCAGAAGATGAATGGATTTTCGGTGAGGGGACTACACCCATTATGGCTGCCTTTACACATCCAAGTCCGGCAAGATTTAATACGGAATACTTTGGTGTATATTACGCAAGTAAAGAATTGGTAACTGCAATTAAGGAAACTGTTTATCACAGAGAAAAGTTTTATACTTATAATAAAGCACCAGCGAATGCTTATCACATGAGAGTCTATTGTGCTAAGATAAAAGGAAATTTATTTTATGATATTAGAAATGAAAAGATTTATCAAATCTATTATCACGAAAACGATTATACAGAATCACAAAAACTTGGTGTTAAAGCTAAAAAAGAAAATAAAGATGGTATTGTCTATAAAAGTGTAAGGCATCCAAAAGGGACGAATATTGCTGTTTTAAGACCTAAAGTTATTGTTTCTCCGTGTAATTTTGTAAAGTTGTTGTTATACTATTGGAATGGTGAAAAAATAGAAGCTGTTGTTGATTTAGGAGATGGTAAAATTTACTTGATGAATAAGAGGGTATTGCATAATAAAAAACGATTCAAGAGGTTAACTTTATGA
- a CDS encoding ABC transporter permease, which yields MAFFILTLRTVLRDRIFFIIFSLILVFCFVPVFSSFSMRQAQEVSITMSLAFNSFIMLFLSLFGGVSTIWRDIERKYTYTLLSYPVKRTSYLVGRYLGFAFIMLVISLLNLLVSAVVIKISAGMYKSQLPIMWHNIFIANIFAYLKYCLLMAFGFLFSTFSTSFFTPFFATISIFIMGNASQGIYDYIMKNTADTISPIIKKLIVIIYYIIPNFSAFDYTVYAAYSMPIKINSIFMSFGYWGLYLIIVMMFTIFIFNKRDFM from the coding sequence ATGGCATTTTTTATTTTGACTTTAAGAACCGTACTCAGGGATAGAATATTTTTTATAATTTTTTCACTTATTTTAGTTTTTTGCTTTGTCCCTGTTTTTAGTTCATTTTCCATGCGTCAGGCTCAAGAAGTTTCTATTACAATGTCTTTAGCGTTTAATTCATTTATTATGTTATTTTTATCACTATTTGGAGGTGTTTCTACAATTTGGAGAGATATTGAAAGAAAATATACATACACTCTACTAAGTTATCCTGTAAAAAGGACAAGCTATTTAGTTGGTCGTTATCTTGGATTTGCTTTCATAATGCTTGTGATAAGCTTATTAAATCTTTTAGTATCTGCTGTTGTAATTAAAATATCTGCTGGTATGTATAAATCTCAATTACCAATTATGTGGCATAATATTTTTATTGCTAATATTTTTGCGTATCTAAAATATTGTTTGTTGATGGCTTTTGGCTTTTTATTTTCTACTTTTTCCACATCATTTTTTACTCCGTTTTTTGCAACTATTTCTATATTTATTATGGGTAATGCCTCTCAAGGTATTTACGATTACATTATGAAAAATACAGCGGATACAATAAGTCCTATAATAAAAAAATTAATAGTTATAATTTACTATATTATCCCAAATTTCTCTGCATTTGATTATACTGTCTATGCTGCTTATTCCATGCCTATTAAGATAAACTCAATTTTCATGAGTTTTGGATATTGGGGTTTATATCTTATAATAGTGATGATGTTTACAATATTTATCTTTAATAAAAGAGATTTTATGTAA
- a CDS encoding ABC transporter ATP-binding protein — MEVIRVNNLYKTFKSKRKKVNALNGMSFTVNKGEILGFLGPNGAGKSTTIKIMMDLIRADRGSAKILGIDSSSPVARLKVGFMPENPQYYDTLTGYDLLMFSAAIFKVDKNVAKKRAWELLEEFELKDAAKRPIRKYSKGMIQRIGFASTLIHDPEILILDEPMSGLDPMGRVLFKNKMLELNKKGVTIFFSSHIIPDIEDICSRVLIVNRGKVVKSLEKTEIKYLTTTGFKVIIDNPVNIGLKLEKITDNLYSFLCPKNNLIDTLEKLKTHSTEIIDIEPVKKSLEDMFVEITMQDKTN, encoded by the coding sequence ATGGAAGTAATAAGAGTAAATAACCTTTATAAAACTTTTAAAAGTAAAAGGAAAAAGGTAAACGCTTTAAACGGAATGTCTTTTACTGTTAATAAAGGTGAAATCCTTGGATTTCTAGGTCCAAATGGTGCCGGTAAAAGTACCACAATTAAAATTATGATGGATTTAATAAGAGCAGATAGAGGATCAGCCAAGATATTAGGAATTGACTCATCTAGTCCTGTAGCGAGGCTAAAAGTGGGCTTTATGCCGGAAAATCCACAATACTACGATACATTGACAGGTTATGATCTGCTTATGTTTTCCGCAGCTATTTTTAAAGTGGATAAAAACGTGGCCAAAAAGAGGGCATGGGAACTCTTGGAAGAGTTTGAATTAAAGGATGCAGCTAAGCGCCCTATTAGAAAATATAGCAAAGGTATGATTCAGAGGATTGGATTTGCATCCACTTTGATACATGATCCAGAAATTTTAATACTGGATGAACCGATGAGTGGGCTTGATCCTATGGGCAGAGTATTATTTAAAAATAAAATGTTAGAGCTTAATAAAAAGGGGGTTACGATTTTTTTCAGCTCTCATATCATACCTGATATTGAAGATATCTGTTCAAGAGTATTGATTGTAAATAGAGGGAAAGTGGTTAAATCTCTGGAAAAAACCGAAATAAAATATTTAACCACTACAGGTTTTAAAGTAATCATCGACAACCCAGTAAATATAGGCTTAAAACTTGAAAAAATTACAGATAACCTTTACAGTTTTTTATGTCCAAAAAATAACCTAATTGACACTTTAGAAAAACTAAAAACACATAGTACTGAAATTATTGACATTGAGCCAGTCAAAAAGAGTTTAGAGGATATGTTTGTAGAAATTACTATGCAGGACAAAACCAATTAG